One window of the Clostridium sp. MB40-C1 genome contains the following:
- a CDS encoding DUF523 domain-containing protein: protein MVISACLCGVNCKYSGGNNLNEKALKLLQQGKAILICPEQLGGLTTPRLPHEIVGGTGKDVLEGKVKILSNEGEDSTEKFVKGAYEALKIAKSVKATKAILKAKSPSCGCGEIYDGSFSSKKIEGNGVTAELFLKNGIKIYTEDEIEDR, encoded by the coding sequence ATAGTAATAAGTGCTTGTCTTTGTGGAGTTAATTGTAAGTATAGTGGGGGAAATAACTTGAATGAAAAGGCTTTAAAACTTTTACAACAAGGGAAAGCAATCTTAATTTGTCCTGAACAGTTAGGAGGACTTACAACTCCAAGATTACCTCATGAAATAGTAGGCGGTACGGGAAAAGATGTTTTAGAAGGAAAAGTTAAGATTTTAAGTAATGAAGGAGAAGATTCTACAGAGAAATTTGTGAAGGGAGCTTATGAGGCGTTAAAAATAGCAAAATCAGTTAAAGCGACTAAGGCTATTTTAAAAGCTAAAAGCCCTTCTTGTGGATGCGGAGAAATATATGATGGAAGCTTTAGTAGTAAGAAGATAGAAGGCAATGGAGTAACAGCAGAATTATTTCTGAAAAATGGAATTAAAATTTATACAGAAGATGAAATCGAAGATAGATAA
- a CDS encoding endonuclease MutS2, which produces MNHKSLRVLEFNKIKEELKKYTVTGAAKDIIEELEPYDNAYEVREHLEETKEAFHLLVKKSAPPFEGLFDVREGIEKAQKGFVLLPVQLLRIANLLRCSRRFKDYIGHKDEEESFRIIEDICEGLTPLKKLEDEILVAIISEEEISDRASSTLYNIRRSLKEKNSSIKNKVNSLIRSYSQYLQESIYTIRGERYVLPVKIENKGSVPGLVHDQSSSGATLFIEPMSLVTLNNEIKELKLKEKAEIERILQDLSGKVYENASVIKINANIIWELDFIFAKAKYGGSLNGVVPNLNEEGHFDIIQAKHPLIDSKVVVPNDIYLNKGITSIVVTGPNTGGKTVTLKTVGLLHLMALSGLMIPARDGSTISFFKEVFADIGDEQSIEQSLSTFSSHMTNIVNIIDNADENSLALFDELGAGTDPTEGASLAVSILEELRKRRSRVVATTHYSELKAYALKVEGVENASVEFDVETLRPTYRLLIGIPGKSNAFEISRRLGLPSYIIEDAKAGISSDTLKFEDLIQSLQDKNIKAQKDVREAENAKEEALKIKQKYEEKLTKLQNVREKADIEAKKEAKQIIKEAKEEADKILKDIRELERMGYSSEVRQQLEENRKKLKDKLDNVESDINKPKEGGKELKKVKEGQEVYLPKFNQKVIVLSKPDNKGEVQVQAGIMKISVNVKDLREMEGNNKDKKENKKKRLNLNLRQISSSVDLRGMDSEEAVYTVDKYLDDAYLGGLGEVTVIHGKGTGVLRKAITDMLKRHPHVKSYRLGAYGEGGDGVTVVELK; this is translated from the coding sequence TTGAACCATAAGTCGTTAAGAGTTTTGGAGTTTAATAAGATAAAAGAAGAACTGAAAAAATATACAGTAACAGGGGCAGCTAAGGATATTATAGAAGAATTAGAGCCTTATGATAATGCATATGAGGTTAGAGAACATTTAGAAGAAACTAAAGAGGCTTTTCACCTTCTTGTAAAGAAAAGCGCGCCTCCTTTTGAGGGATTATTTGATGTTAGAGAAGGAATTGAAAAGGCACAAAAAGGATTTGTACTTCTTCCAGTTCAACTTCTTAGAATTGCCAATTTATTAAGATGTTCAAGAAGATTTAAGGATTATATAGGTCATAAAGATGAAGAGGAATCTTTTAGAATTATAGAGGACATTTGCGAGGGACTTACCCCTCTTAAAAAACTTGAAGATGAAATACTTGTAGCTATTATATCAGAGGAAGAAATATCTGATAGAGCTAGTTCTACCTTATATAATATAAGAAGAAGTCTTAAAGAAAAGAATTCTTCCATAAAAAACAAGGTAAATTCTCTTATTAGAAGTTATTCTCAATACCTTCAAGAAAGTATATACACAATAAGAGGAGAAAGATATGTACTTCCTGTAAAGATTGAAAATAAAGGTTCTGTGCCAGGACTTGTTCATGACCAAAGTTCATCAGGAGCTACTTTATTTATAGAACCAATGAGCTTAGTTACTCTAAACAATGAAATAAAGGAACTAAAGCTTAAAGAAAAAGCAGAAATTGAAAGAATACTTCAAGATTTATCAGGTAAAGTGTATGAGAATGCAAGCGTTATAAAGATTAATGCAAATATAATTTGGGAATTAGATTTTATATTTGCAAAAGCTAAATATGGTGGAAGTTTAAATGGAGTAGTTCCAAATTTAAATGAAGAAGGTCATTTTGATATTATACAAGCAAAACATCCATTAATAGATTCTAAGGTGGTTGTACCTAACGATATTTATTTAAATAAAGGAATAACATCCATAGTTGTTACAGGACCTAATACTGGAGGTAAAACTGTTACATTAAAAACTGTGGGCCTTTTGCATTTAATGGCATTAAGTGGGCTTATGATACCTGCAAGAGATGGTTCTACTATAAGCTTTTTCAAAGAAGTTTTTGCAGATATTGGAGATGAACAAAGTATAGAACAAAGTTTATCTACGTTCTCATCTCACATGACTAATATAGTAAATATAATAGACAACGCAGATGAAAACTCTTTAGCTCTATTTGATGAGTTAGGTGCAGGAACTGACCCTACGGAAGGAGCATCTCTTGCAGTATCAATACTAGAGGAGTTAAGAAAAAGAAGAAGTAGAGTAGTAGCTACAACTCACTATAGTGAACTTAAAGCTTATGCTTTAAAAGTAGAAGGTGTTGAAAATGCTTCTGTAGAATTTGATGTGGAAACATTAAGACCTACCTATAGACTTTTAATAGGAATTCCAGGTAAGTCAAATGCCTTTGAGATATCAAGAAGGCTTGGACTTCCATCTTACATAATAGAAGATGCAAAGGCAGGTATTTCAAGTGATACATTGAAATTTGAAGATCTTATACAAAGTCTTCAAGACAAAAATATAAAAGCTCAAAAAGATGTACGTGAAGCTGAGAATGCTAAAGAAGAGGCATTAAAAATAAAGCAAAAATATGAAGAAAAATTAACTAAGCTTCAAAATGTAAGAGAAAAAGCTGATATAGAAGCTAAAAAGGAAGCTAAACAAATTATAAAAGAAGCAAAAGAAGAAGCGGATAAAATATTAAAAGATATAAGAGAACTTGAAAGAATGGGTTATTCTTCTGAAGTTCGTCAGCAATTAGAAGAAAACAGGAAGAAGCTTAAGGATAAACTTGACAATGTAGAAAGTGATATTAATAAACCTAAAGAAGGTGGAAAAGAGCTTAAGAAAGTTAAGGAAGGGCAAGAAGTGTATCTTCCTAAGTTTAACCAAAAGGTTATAGTTCTCTCTAAACCTGATAATAAAGGCGAAGTACAAGTACAGGCAGGTATAATGAAGATAAGTGTAAATGTAAAAGATCTTAGGGAAATGGAGGGAAACAATAAAGACAAAAAAGAAAATAAAAAGAAACGTTTAAATTTAAATTTAAGACAAATATCATCTTCAGTAGATCTTCGTGGAATGGACTCAGAAGAAGCAGTTTATACAGTAGATAAGTATTTAGACGATGCTTACTTAGGTGGACTTGGGGAAGTTACTGTTATTCATGGTAAAGGTACAGGGGTACTTAGAAAAGCTATAACAGACATGCTTAAAAGACATCCCCATGTAAAAAGTTACAGGCTTGGAGCCTATGGAGAAGGTGGCGATGGGGTTACTGTAGTGGAACTTAAATAG
- a CDS encoding spore germination protein: MEKSILTENLKNNISLISSKIPSNFNFVKRDLVLKGNIKCTLLYLNGLANQDYIEQGIIYPLLFKVEENLQNNINIPKYLSERYISCYDCKIVKELLTICYSLKHGKCVILIENNDSCIICNTTGGSYRNITISNTENNIKGGKDSFIESLEINLALLQQRFKNDYFKIENYVLGTDSQKDVLLMYVDNIVDHKLLNQIREKLKSISLPYIGSVDYIAQCFQTTKLNIFPQSKTTEKPDKVVSDLLHGKVAIMIDGCPHALIVPAVFIEFFQSIEDYSDELPLANFIRILRILATFIVLTISPVYLTLLEYNAALLPLPLIKILINSRLGIPLSPFLEVLSMELIIEFLREGGLRLPFPIGQTLGIVGGIVLGEAATKAGLVSNVTLVIVSITVISTFIIPNYDATLSIRFLRFPLLILTKLFGFLGLILGLYFLFLYLISMDSFGIPYFSPFAPIRGSHLGDSVLRGPLNNLTKGKNLFKLTKNKGNKNE; encoded by the coding sequence TTGGAAAAATCAATATTAACAGAAAATCTAAAAAACAATATAAGCTTAATTTCATCTAAAATACCTTCAAACTTTAATTTTGTAAAAAGAGATTTAGTATTAAAAGGAAATATAAAGTGCACACTCTTATATTTAAACGGACTTGCAAATCAGGATTATATTGAACAAGGAATAATTTATCCACTTTTGTTTAAGGTAGAAGAAAATTTACAAAACAACATAAATATTCCTAAATACCTTTCTGAACGATATATATCTTGTTATGATTGTAAAATAGTTAAAGAGTTACTTACCATTTGCTATAGTTTAAAACATGGGAAATGCGTAATATTAATAGAAAATAATGATTCATGCATTATTTGCAATACTACAGGAGGAAGCTATAGAAATATCACTATATCAAATACAGAAAATAATATAAAAGGCGGTAAGGATTCTTTTATTGAGAGCTTAGAAATTAATCTCGCTCTTTTACAACAAAGATTTAAAAATGATTACTTTAAAATAGAAAACTATGTATTAGGAACTGATAGTCAAAAAGACGTGCTCTTAATGTATGTAGATAACATTGTAGACCATAAGCTTCTAAACCAAATTAGAGAAAAGCTTAAATCTATAAGTTTACCCTATATTGGTAGCGTAGACTATATTGCTCAATGCTTTCAAACTACCAAGTTAAACATTTTCCCTCAATCAAAAACAACCGAAAAACCTGACAAAGTAGTTTCGGATTTACTTCATGGCAAAGTTGCTATTATGATAGATGGTTGCCCACACGCACTTATAGTACCAGCAGTTTTTATAGAATTTTTTCAGTCCATAGAAGATTATTCAGATGAACTTCCTCTTGCAAACTTTATAAGAATATTAAGAATTTTGGCTACTTTTATCGTACTTACAATTTCACCAGTATACTTAACTTTGTTAGAATATAACGCTGCATTATTACCCTTACCTTTAATTAAAATACTGATAAACTCTAGACTTGGAATACCTCTTAGCCCCTTTTTAGAAGTTTTATCTATGGAGCTTATTATTGAATTTTTAAGAGAGGGAGGATTACGTCTCCCTTTTCCAATAGGTCAAACCTTAGGTATTGTGGGTGGTATAGTTTTAGGAGAAGCTGCAACTAAAGCTGGCTTAGTTAGTAACGTAACCCTTGTTATTGTATCTATAACTGTAATCTCAACCTTTATAATACCTAATTATGATGCTACCTTGTCCATAAGGTTTTTAAGGTTTCCTTTGCTTATATTAACAAAATTATTTGGCTTTTTAGGTTTAATATTAGGTTTGTATTTTTTATTTTTGTATTTAATAAGTATGGATTCTTTTGGTATACCTTATTTTTCTCCTTTTGCCCCTATTAGAGGTAGTCACCTAGGAGATTCGGTTTTAAGAGGTCCCTTAAATAATTTAACTAAAGGAAAAAATCTATTTAAACTTACTAAAAATAAGGGGAATAAAAATGAATGA
- a CDS encoding GerAB/ArcD/ProY family transporter codes for MNDKITHNQYTAIILSSFIGVGIVSLASETSKKAHQCSWISILISGLFPLIMLLVASYVDKKMYHEDFSYILESLYGKFLGKLLLLIFLINAFLSQSLIISGYIKILKLSISVYMPSILILVLIILITMYTTTKKLTTLGRLCELSLYFTVPLLFLPLLYINFGHKTHLMPCFENAKAIVSAIPTSFNAYGGSEISFFLFASISNRKNTTKHNIFPALIVTLIYTFITAITVYFFGWKLTSKTDYSLLFVFKLVRPAIFSDFTSFFMIIWSTSILLTLSIEQFIMCYCLSKIFNLNYEKTLYIGIPFVLLLNLISIISNKFIVKILKPMFNYVLILIFIWCIVTFIVTFFKTRKTQGTEM; via the coding sequence ATGAATGATAAGATAACACACAATCAATATACTGCTATTATTTTAAGCTCTTTTATCGGCGTAGGAATAGTTTCTTTGGCATCGGAAACTAGTAAAAAAGCTCATCAATGCTCTTGGATATCAATTTTAATATCAGGTTTATTTCCTCTTATTATGCTACTTGTTGCCTCTTATGTAGATAAAAAAATGTATCATGAAGACTTTTCATATATATTAGAAAGTTTATATGGAAAATTTTTAGGTAAGTTGTTGCTACTTATCTTTTTGATAAACGCTTTTTTATCTCAGTCTTTAATAATAAGTGGCTATATAAAAATACTAAAACTTTCTATATCTGTATACATGCCTAGTATCCTAATATTAGTATTAATAATTTTAATAACAATGTATACAACTACAAAAAAGCTAACTACATTAGGCCGTTTATGTGAACTTTCTCTTTATTTTACAGTACCCTTATTATTTCTTCCCTTATTATATATCAATTTTGGGCATAAAACCCATTTAATGCCTTGTTTTGAAAATGCTAAAGCTATCGTTTCTGCTATACCAACAAGTTTTAATGCTTATGGTGGATCTGAAATAAGTTTTTTTCTATTTGCTTCTATTTCAAATAGAAAAAATACTACAAAACATAATATCTTTCCTGCTTTAATCGTCACTCTAATATATACTTTTATAACTGCCATAACAGTATATTTTTTTGGATGGAAGTTAACTTCTAAAACTGACTATTCCCTTTTATTTGTTTTTAAGCTTGTACGTCCTGCTATTTTCTCTGACTTTACTTCCTTTTTTATGATAATTTGGAGTACATCAATATTGTTAACTCTTTCAATTGAACAATTTATTATGTGTTATTGTCTATCAAAAATATTTAACTTAAATTATGAAAAGACCCTTTATATAGGTATTCCTTTTGTTTTATTACTAAATCTCATAAGTATAATAAGCAATAAATTTATAGTAAAAATATTAAAACCTATGTTTAATTATGTGTTAATATTAATCTTTATTTGGTGTATAGTAACCTTTATAGTTACTTTTTTTAAAACTAGAAAAACACAAGGTACGGAAATGTAA
- a CDS encoding U32 family peptidase — MKKIELLAPAGSMESLHAAVQNGADAVYLGGAKFSARAYASNFDKGNMIKAVEYCHLYNVKIYVTVNTLIKEDEIKEALEYIKFLYEIGVDALIIQDTGIAELVSRNFPDFHLHASTQMTVHNGEGAILLKKLGFSRIVLSRELGIDEIKYISKDLDIETEVFIHGALCISYSGQCLMSSLIGGRSGNRGRCAQPCRLPYEIIDKISGKNKKGYILSPKDICTIENIKDLIESGTSSLKIEGRMKRPEYVAGVVASYRNAIDKAYESSQCIDNSVQIKEQKLNIEVNSWKSHYKENEKYNPEKEKKKLLQLFNREGFSKAYLFGNVGKDMMAYNFPKNTGVEIGKINRDMTIILKEDIHLQDGIRVNEGGFTISKILKESKPVEEAFAGDIVLLKPSKYKSGDILYKTSDVRLLQSLSKSYSNAYEHKNDLKLIVKFRVSSPFTLKAEYEGETFEYEAEIVQEALKKPLDKEKIINNLRKTGDTAFNFKEIEFEVFEEGFMPVSAINSARRELIEKIESFIKNKDKKTFKREIDFNRSPKKIFKDDIESPLVVVTTKEQLKAAQELKIENIAVEMFMRDCSINLDEVKCKNIFIKTPSIIKGEFESLCSKIEEKLPYIKGIITSNLGIINRFKDKTLIIGDYKLNNFNSYGVEFYKDCLDMISISVELNKKEISNLVKKALLPSMMLVYGKIELMISEYCTIGSVFGGKDRKRVCSRECEEGSFVLKDRMGEEFPVKTDKYCRSHIYNGAAVNLIPNLDEIKKLKVDLLRADFIDESYEETLEILKDLKEGAFNKDFKGFTRGHFRRGVE; from the coding sequence ATGAAGAAAATTGAGCTATTAGCACCTGCAGGAAGTATGGAAAGTCTTCATGCAGCAGTGCAAAATGGAGCAGATGCGGTTTATCTTGGGGGAGCTAAATTTTCAGCAAGAGCTTATGCTTCTAATTTTGATAAAGGAAATATGATAAAAGCAGTAGAATACTGCCATTTATATAATGTGAAAATTTATGTTACAGTAAATACTTTGATAAAAGAAGATGAAATTAAAGAAGCATTAGAATATATAAAATTTTTATATGAAATAGGGGTTGATGCTTTAATAATTCAAGATACAGGAATAGCAGAACTTGTATCAAGGAATTTTCCAGACTTTCACCTTCATGCTTCTACCCAAATGACAGTACATAATGGAGAAGGAGCTATTCTTTTAAAAAAATTAGGGTTTTCAAGAATAGTTTTATCAAGAGAACTTGGTATTGATGAGATAAAGTATATTTCAAAGGATTTAGATATAGAAACGGAAGTGTTTATTCATGGAGCCTTATGTATATCTTATTCAGGACAATGCCTAATGAGTAGTTTGATAGGAGGTAGAAGTGGAAATAGAGGACGTTGTGCTCAGCCTTGTAGACTTCCTTATGAAATTATAGATAAAATATCAGGTAAAAATAAAAAAGGATATATTTTAAGTCCTAAAGATATATGTACTATAGAAAATATTAAGGACTTAATAGAAAGTGGAACTAGTTCTTTAAAGATAGAAGGAAGAATGAAAAGACCAGAATATGTAGCTGGAGTTGTGGCATCTTATAGAAATGCAATAGATAAAGCATATGAAAGTTCACAGTGTATAGATAATAGTGTGCAGATTAAAGAACAGAAGTTGAATATAGAGGTTAATAGTTGGAAGTCACATTACAAAGAAAATGAAAAATATAATCCAGAAAAAGAGAAGAAAAAACTTCTTCAGTTGTTTAACAGGGAAGGATTTTCTAAGGCTTATTTATTTGGTAATGTAGGGAAAGATATGATGGCTTATAATTTTCCTAAGAATACAGGAGTTGAAATAGGAAAAATTAATAGAGATATGACTATAATCCTAAAAGAAGATATACATCTCCAAGATGGAATAAGAGTGAATGAGGGGGGATTCACTATATCCAAAATATTAAAAGAATCTAAACCTGTAGAGGAAGCCTTTGCTGGAGATATAGTTTTATTAAAACCTTCTAAATACAAATCGGGAGATATACTTTACAAAACTTCTGATGTTAGACTTTTACAAAGTTTAAGTAAGTCTTATAGCAATGCATATGAACATAAAAATGATTTAAAATTAATTGTTAAATTTAGAGTCAGCTCTCCATTTACTCTAAAAGCAGAGTATGAAGGGGAAACTTTTGAATATGAAGCAGAAATTGTACAAGAGGCTTTAAAGAAGCCTTTAGATAAGGAAAAAATAATAAATAATTTAAGAAAAACAGGAGACACAGCTTTTAATTTTAAGGAAATAGAGTTTGAAGTTTTTGAAGAAGGATTTATGCCTGTGTCAGCGATTAATTCTGCTAGACGTGAACTTATAGAAAAAATAGAAAGCTTCATAAAAAATAAGGATAAAAAGACATTTAAGAGAGAGATAGATTTTAATAGAAGCCCTAAAAAAATATTTAAGGATGATATAGAGAGTCCTTTGGTTGTAGTGACTACAAAAGAGCAGCTCAAGGCGGCACAAGAGCTTAAAATTGAGAATATAGCTGTAGAAATGTTTATGAGAGACTGTAGCATAAATTTAGATGAAGTAAAATGCAAAAATATATTTATCAAAACGCCATCTATAATAAAAGGTGAATTTGAAAGCCTTTGTAGTAAAATAGAAGAGAAATTGCCATATATAAAAGGCATAATTACTTCAAATTTAGGAATTATAAATAGATTTAAAGATAAAACTCTTATAATTGGAGATTATAAATTAAATAATTTTAACAGTTATGGAGTAGAGTTTTACAAGGATTGTTTAGATATGATTTCTATAAGTGTGGAGCTTAATAAAAAGGAAATAAGCAATTTAGTTAAAAAAGCGCTACTGCCTTCTATGATGCTTGTCTATGGAAAAATAGAGCTTATGATAAGTGAATATTGTACTATAGGAAGTGTTTTTGGAGGTAAAGATAGAAAGAGAGTATGCAGCAGAGAATGTGAAGAAGGAAGTTTTGTTTTGAAGGATAGAATGGGAGAAGAGTTCCCAGTAAAGACGGATAAGTACTGCAGAAGCCATATATACAACGGGGCAGCAGTAAATTTAATTCCAAATTTAGATGAAATAAAAAAATTAAAAGTAGATTTATTAAGAGCTGATTTTATAGATGAAAGCTACGAAGAGACCTTAGAAATATTGAAAGATTTAAAAGAAGGAGCCTTTAATAAGGATTTCAAAGGATTTACAAGAGGACACTTCAGAAGAGGAGTGGAGTAA
- a CDS encoding TIM-barrel domain-containing protein yields the protein MKTEKEKELNRKMVLDYAGEKSKEKVREGFNINREFVHCGDFELMLVKNNNLMFKLTNSIVKLYVLSNKIVKVEMFKYPKKESYSDEDKDKFFKKICEKEFKASAAIYKKQWNNFKFGIEEAEDKIFINTEVINIEINKSPFNIKYTHDKIIINEDFESKGMGSFGQGVCVYKKLDNSEHFYGFGEKTGGLDKREWDTIQWNTDNPEEHNDETKSLYCSIPFFIGLRNKKAYGIYFDNTHKTYFNMGKDNKDYYYFAADNGELAYYFIYGPSMKEVIEGYTEITGRMKMPPMWSLGYQQCRWSYCPQNQVIELAKTFREKDIPCDTIYLDIDYMDGFRVFTWDKDRFPNHKGMINHLHDMGFKLVTIIDPGVKVDEKYKVYNEGTENNYFLKDHDGSIFKGKVWPMDSVFPDFSNNKVRTWWGNLNAELIKQGVDGIWNDMNEPSLFDTKSGTLPKDLVHNSDDRTMFHEEFHNLYGMMEDKATFNGIKNAFPDKRVFLLSRSGFAGLQRYSALWTGDNQSLWEHIKLSIPMNCNLGLSGISFIGNDIGGFGGNCTSELLIRWTQLGTFSPVFRNHSAIGTINQEPWAFDKQTEDICRKYIKFRYELLPYLYNLFYDSVKHGEPILRPLVYEFQEDNEVVNINDEFMFGKNMLIAPVLEEGCRERKVYLPQGNWINYYTGEEHKGETTINVNAPIEIIPVFIKSGSIIPKYNSAASTKAIDKSTLILDIIPDVNLKVEYNYYEDDGESFNYEKGEYNITNITLEEDTSKYKLEVKKIYKGYEKSFDKLYVNIINAVEPKKIKATYINEKGKFVNIPFEYNEDAISFNIETRNDFCIEIQK from the coding sequence ATGAAAACAGAAAAAGAAAAGGAGCTCAATAGAAAAATGGTGTTAGATTATGCAGGAGAAAAGTCTAAGGAAAAGGTGAGAGAAGGATTTAATATTAATAGAGAATTTGTTCATTGTGGAGATTTTGAATTAATGTTAGTTAAAAACAATAATTTAATGTTTAAACTTACAAATTCAATTGTTAAATTATATGTTCTTTCAAATAAAATAGTTAAGGTTGAAATGTTTAAGTATCCTAAAAAAGAAAGCTATTCAGATGAAGATAAAGATAAATTTTTTAAAAAGATTTGTGAAAAAGAATTCAAAGCTAGTGCAGCAATATATAAAAAACAATGGAATAACTTTAAATTCGGCATAGAAGAAGCTGAAGATAAGATTTTTATTAATACTGAGGTAATAAATATTGAAATAAATAAATCCCCTTTTAATATAAAATATACACACGATAAAATAATTATAAATGAGGATTTTGAATCTAAGGGTATGGGAAGTTTTGGACAAGGAGTATGTGTATATAAAAAATTAGATAATAGTGAGCATTTTTATGGGTTTGGAGAAAAAACAGGGGGATTAGATAAAAGAGAATGGGATACTATTCAGTGGAACACAGATAATCCAGAAGAACATAATGATGAGACTAAATCATTATATTGTTCTATACCTTTCTTTATAGGTTTAAGAAATAAAAAAGCATATGGGATATATTTTGATAATACACATAAGACATATTTTAATATGGGAAAGGATAATAAAGATTATTATTATTTTGCTGCTGATAATGGGGAATTAGCATATTACTTTATATATGGACCTTCTATGAAAGAAGTTATAGAAGGATATACAGAAATTACAGGAAGAATGAAAATGCCACCTATGTGGTCTCTTGGTTATCAGCAATGCAGATGGAGTTATTGTCCACAAAATCAAGTAATAGAACTAGCTAAAACATTTAGAGAAAAGGATATACCTTGCGATACTATTTATTTAGATATAGATTATATGGATGGCTTTAGAGTTTTTACATGGGACAAAGATAGATTTCCTAATCACAAAGGTATGATAAATCATCTTCATGATATGGGATTTAAACTTGTAACTATAATAGACCCTGGTGTAAAAGTAGATGAAAAATATAAAGTTTATAATGAGGGAACAGAAAACAATTATTTTCTAAAAGATCATGATGGAAGTATTTTTAAGGGTAAGGTATGGCCTATGGATTCTGTTTTCCCTGATTTTTCTAATAATAAAGTAAGAACATGGTGGGGAAATTTAAATGCAGAGTTAATCAAGCAAGGAGTAGATGGTATATGGAACGATATGAATGAACCTTCTTTATTTGATACTAAATCAGGAACATTACCTAAAGATTTAGTTCATAATAGTGATGATAGAACTATGTTTCATGAAGAATTTCATAATTTGTATGGAATGATGGAAGATAAAGCTACTTTTAATGGAATAAAAAATGCTTTTCCAGATAAAAGGGTTTTCTTATTGTCTAGAAGTGGATTTGCAGGATTACAGAGATACTCTGCTTTGTGGACTGGAGATAACCAAAGTTTGTGGGAGCATATTAAACTTTCTATTCCAATGAATTGTAATTTGGGGCTTTCAGGTATATCTTTTATTGGAAATGATATAGGGGGATTTGGAGGAAATTGTACTTCAGAACTATTGATAAGATGGACTCAGTTAGGAACATTTAGTCCAGTGTTTAGAAATCATAGTGCTATTGGGACAATAAATCAAGAACCATGGGCTTTTGATAAACAAACTGAAGATATATGCCGAAAGTATATAAAATTTAGATATGAATTGTTACCTTACTTATATAATTTATTTTATGATTCTGTAAAACATGGAGAGCCAATTTTAAGACCTCTTGTTTATGAATTCCAAGAGGATAATGAAGTTGTTAATATAAATGATGAGTTTATGTTTGGTAAAAATATGCTCATTGCTCCTGTACTTGAAGAAGGGTGCAGAGAAAGAAAAGTTTATCTTCCACAAGGAAATTGGATTAATTATTATACAGGGGAAGAGCATAAAGGAGAAACTACTATAAATGTAAATGCACCAATTGAAATCATACCTGTATTTATAAAATCTGGATCTATAATTCCTAAATATAATTCTGCAGCATCCACTAAGGCTATAGATAAAAGCACATTGATATTAGATATTATACCTGATGTAAATTTAAAGGTAGAGTATAACTATTATGAGGATGATGGAGAAAGCTTTAATTACGAAAAAGGAGAATACAACATAACTAATATTACTTTAGAAGAGGATACAAGTAAATATAAGTTAGAAGTGAAAAAAATATATAAAGGTTACGAGAAATCTTTTGATAAACTTTATGTAAATATAATAAATGCTGTAGAGCCAAAGAAAATTAAGGCTACATATATAAATGAGAAAGGTAAATTTGTAAATATCCCATTTGAGTATAATGAAGATGCTATAAGTTTTAATATAGAAACTAGAAATGATTTTTGTATAGAAATTCAGAAGTAA